A window from Gammaproteobacteria bacterium encodes these proteins:
- a CDS encoding hypothetical protein (Evidence 5 : Unknown function), with protein sequence MGIEPMSSAWKAEVLPLNYTRLSNSAVNHPVLKVVEGGGFEPPKAEPSDLQSDPFSRSGTPPRAQSHARSAGGGIVVIPLPPVKGAVFDDWRRETWG encoded by the coding sequence ATGGGAATCGAACCCATGTCATCAGCTTGGAAGGCTGAGGTTCTACCATTGAACTACACCCGCCTGTCCAACTCGGCTGTCAACCACCCAGTGCTTAAAGTGGTGGAGGGGGGTGGATTCGAACCACCGAAGGCAGAGCCGTCAGATTTACAGTCTGATCCCTTTAGCCGCTCGGGAACCCCTCCGAGAGCACAATCACATGCACGTAGTGCAGGGGGCGGTATTGTTGTGATCCCGCTCCCTCCTGTCAAGGGGGCTGTATTCGATGATTGGAGGCGAGAGACCTGGGGCTAG
- the tufB gene encoding translation elongation factor Tu 2, which yields MSKEKFQRTKPHLNVGTIGHVDHGKTTLTAAMTKVLALRYGGEYKAYDQIDAAPEERARGITIATAHVEYQSEKRHYAHVDCPGHADYVKNMITGAAQMDGAILVVSAADGPMPQTREHILLARQVGVPHIVVYMNKADMIDDAELLELVEMEVRELLDKYQFPGDTTPIVIGSALKALEGDTSDMGIGSILKLVSAMDAYFPQPVRAIDRPFLMPIEDVFTISGRGTVVTGRVERGIVKVGDEVEIVGINSTVKTTCTGVEMFRKLLDQGEAGDNVGVLLRGTKRDDVERGQVLAKPGSITPHTRFIAEVYVLSKEEGGRHTPFFKGYRPQFYFRTTDVTGAIDLPEGVEMVMPGDNIQVTVSLINPIAMEEGLRFAIREGGRTVGAGVVAKIID from the coding sequence ATGTCCAAGGAGAAATTTCAACGAACCAAGCCCCACTTGAATGTTGGCACCATCGGCCACGTCGACCATGGCAAGACGACGCTGACGGCGGCAATGACCAAGGTGCTGGCTTTACGTTATGGTGGGGAGTACAAGGCCTACGACCAGATCGATGCGGCTCCCGAAGAGCGGGCACGCGGAATTACCATCGCTACGGCCCACGTTGAGTACCAGTCGGAGAAACGTCACTACGCCCACGTCGACTGTCCGGGCCATGCTGACTACGTTAAGAATATGATTACCGGTGCTGCCCAGATGGATGGGGCGATCCTGGTGGTGTCGGCAGCGGATGGTCCTATGCCCCAGACCCGTGAGCACATCCTCCTGGCGCGCCAGGTAGGCGTGCCCCACATCGTGGTCTACATGAACAAGGCGGACATGATCGATGACGCCGAGTTGCTGGAATTGGTCGAGATGGAAGTGCGCGAGCTGCTCGACAAATACCAATTCCCTGGGGATACCACACCGATTGTGATAGGTTCCGCGCTCAAGGCGTTGGAAGGTGATACCTCGGATATGGGAATAGGGTCGATCCTCAAGCTAGTCTCGGCGATGGATGCCTATTTCCCGCAGCCAGTGCGAGCCATAGACCGACCGTTCCTGATGCCCATTGAGGATGTCTTTACCATCTCGGGGCGCGGTACGGTGGTAACGGGGCGCGTCGAACGCGGAATCGTCAAGGTGGGGGATGAAGTCGAGATCGTCGGGATTAACTCGACCGTGAAGACTACCTGCACCGGCGTGGAGATGTTCCGCAAGCTGCTGGATCAGGGTGAGGCGGGGGATAACGTTGGGGTGCTGTTGCGCGGAACCAAGCGCGACGATGTTGAGCGTGGGCAGGTGTTGGCCAAGCCAGGTTCGATCACGCCGCATACCCGCTTTATCGCCGAGGTGTACGTGCTCTCCAAGGAAGAGGGTGGACGACATACTCCGTTCTTCAAGGGATATCGTCCACAGTTCTATTTCCGTACCACGGACGTGACGGGTGCCATTGATCTACCGGAAGGGGTAGAAATGGTAATGCCTGGTGATAATATCCAGGTGACCGTTTCGTTGATCAACCCAATTGCAATGGAAGAAGGGCTGCGTTTTGCCATTCGCGAAGGGGGACGTACGGTTGGTGCGGGTGTTGTTGCCAAGATCATTGATTAA
- a CDS encoding membrane hypothetical protein (Evidence 5 : Unknown function), translating into MKNVCLAGWGGALVLVMLLWGGVSVAAPSSEASPTTWNRSSTQVDDYDKLTATEREVQSLGCLVAGSSVGMATVLFGGTGLAFLGGQGAATATAVAIPVLSAAIATGCAIGAQAALGVVWLHHHQRVLLDQWKIFYSTPSSIASPTPPK; encoded by the coding sequence ATGAAAAATGTATGCCTTGCTGGTTGGGGTGGTGCCCTGGTGCTGGTTATGCTGCTCTGGGGTGGTGTCTCCGTGGCGGCACCTTCCTCTGAGGCCAGCCCTACGACTTGGAATCGCTCTTCCACGCAAGTGGATGACTATGACAAGCTGACGGCTACTGAGCGGGAGGTCCAGAGTCTCGGTTGCCTGGTGGCTGGTAGTAGTGTCGGGATGGCCACCGTGTTGTTTGGTGGTACTGGTCTGGCCTTTTTGGGTGGGCAAGGTGCGGCTACCGCAACTGCTGTGGCAATCCCTGTGCTCTCAGCAGCGATTGCAACTGGTTGTGCCATTGGTGCCCAAGCAGCACTGGGTGTTGTCTGGCTGCACCATCACCAGAGAGTTCTGCTCGACCAGTGGAAAATTTTCTATTCGACGCCGTCATCGATCGCGAGTCCAACTCCGCCGAAATAA
- the secE gene encoding Protein translocase subunit SecE: MSDQLKLGLAVLVLTAGIGAFYYFSDLSTFIRIFALLVAGGATVAIVLQTVAGREAWDFVLESRGEVRKVVWPTRAETVQATLVVVGMVVVMALLMWFLDALLLWAVRLLTSSGG, from the coding sequence ATGTCGGACCAACTCAAGCTAGGGCTGGCGGTCCTTGTCTTAACGGCGGGGATCGGAGCCTTCTATTATTTTTCAGACCTTTCCACCTTCATACGTATCTTCGCCCTTTTGGTGGCGGGGGGAGCGACGGTAGCTATTGTCTTGCAGACGGTAGCGGGGAGAGAGGCGTGGGACTTCGTCCTGGAATCTCGGGGCGAGGTGCGCAAAGTGGTGTGGCCGACTCGTGCCGAGACGGTCCAGGCTACCCTCGTGGTGGTGGGCATGGTGGTAGTGATGGCCCTCCTCATGTGGTTCCTGGACGCCCTGCTATTGTGGGCGGTACGCCTGCTTACCAGTTCCGGGGGGTAA